The uncultured Fibrobacter sp. genome includes the window CGTCGAGTGTCACACCGTTACGGCCGTTTTCTTCGGCGTAGATTTCAGCATACTTGCGGCGGCGTTCGAATTCTTCCGGAGAACGCGGGTTCACAATCTTGATGCCCGTAAGGTCGAGCTGTTCGCGCTGGGCAATAATCTGAATACGTTCGGGGTTACCGAGCAGAATCGGATGAGCAACGCCTTCCGTCTTGGCCTGCACTGCAGCCTTGAGCATGTTGAGGTTGCTTTCGGCAAACACCACGCGCTTCGGGTTGCTGCGAGCCGTATCGCTAAACTGACGGATAAGCTTGTTATCGTAGCCCATCATGTCGCGCAGGCGGTCATAGTAAGCATCCCAATCGGTAATCGGCTTGCGGGCCACGCCACTTTCGATAGCGGCCTTAGCCACAGCGATCGACACATCGGTCAACAGGCGCGGATCCAGCGGCTTCGGAATCAAGTATTCCTTACCGAAGGTAAAGCGCTGAGAGTTGTAAGCAATGTTCACCACATCCGGAACCGGCTTGTGGGCAAGGGCTGCAATGGCGCGCACGGCGGCGTGCTTCATGTGTTCGTTGATGCAGGTGGCGCGAACGTCGAGAGCTCCACGGAAAATGTAGGGGAAACCGATCACGTTGTTCACCTGGTTCGGATAGTCGCTGCGGCCCGTCGCAAAAATCAGGTCGCCACGGCTTGCCATGGCTTCTTCGTAGCTGATTTCAGGGTTCGGGTTGGCGAGAGCGAAAACAATCGGCTGGTCGGCCATGCTGCGGACCATTTCGCGAGTCAGGACATTAGCCTTGGAGAGGCCGACGAACACATCTGCGCCCTTCATGGCATCTTCAAGCGTTTCGATATCGGTGCGGTCGGTCGCAAAGAAAGCCTTCGCTTCGGTAAGGCCCTTGCGGTCCTTGCGGATGACGCCCTTACTGTCGCACATCACCAGGTTCTCTTTCTTGAGACCGAGAGACAAGTAGAGGCGCGTGCAAGCGCAAGCGGCTGCACCCGCACCGTTCACCACCATCTTCACGTTGCGAATGCTCTTGCCCGCAACTTCGATAGCGTTCAAAAGACCCGCGGAAGAAATGATGGCCGTACCGTGCTGGTCGTCGTGCATCACGGGGATGTCGAGTTCAGCCTTCAGGGTGTCTTCGATTTCGAAGCATTCAGGAGCCTTGATGTCTTCGAGGTTGATACCGCCGAATGTCGGGGCGATACCCTTCACGATTTCGATGAACTTCTTCGGATCTTTTTCGTTGATTTCGATGTCGAACACATCGATACCGGCGTAAATCTTGAAGAGCAAGGCCTTGCCTTCCATCACCGGCTTACCGGCGATGGCGCCAATGTCACCGAGGCCGAGCACGGCCGTACCGTTAGAAATCACCGCGACCAGGTTTCCCTTGCCGGTGTATTCGTAAGCGAGGTTGTTGTCCTTTTCGATTTCGAGGCAGGGAACGGCTACACCCGGAGTGTAGGCGAGACCCAAGTCGGTCTGCGTGCTATGCGGCTTGGTCGGCACGATTTCGATCTTGCCGGGCTTACCCATGGAGTGATATTCGAGGGCTTTTTCCTTCAGGTCCTTGCT containing:
- a CDS encoding NADP-dependent malic enzyme, encoding MSKDLKEKALEYHSMGKPGKIEIVPTKPHSTQTDLGLAYTPGVAVPCLEIEKDNNLAYEYTGKGNLVAVISNGTAVLGLGDIGAIAGKPVMEGKALLFKIYAGIDVFDIEINEKDPKKFIEIVKGIAPTFGGINLEDIKAPECFEIEDTLKAELDIPVMHDDQHGTAIISSAGLLNAIEVAGKSIRNVKMVVNGAGAAACACTRLYLSLGLKKENLVMCDSKGVIRKDRKGLTEAKAFFATDRTDIETLEDAMKGADVFVGLSKANVLTREMVRSMADQPIVFALANPNPEISYEEAMASRGDLIFATGRSDYPNQVNNVIGFPYIFRGALDVRATCINEHMKHAAVRAIAALAHKPVPDVVNIAYNSQRFTFGKEYLIPKPLDPRLLTDVSIAVAKAAIESGVARKPITDWDAYYDRLRDMMGYDNKLIRQFSDTARSNPKRVVFAESNLNMLKAAVQAKTEGVAHPILLGNPERIQIIAQREQLDLTGIKIVNPRSPEEFERRRKYAEIYAEENGRNGVTLDEARDDMFEPNHFGMMMVKVGDADALISGGYSKYSETIELAKEIIGIREEYKHFGAMHILSTRKGTFFLADTLVNRDPDAETLVDIVKLTHDAVRFFAHEPVMAMLSYANFGSDKGAPRGTSNTAREAVKMIHEQYPDYVIDGEMQVNVALDKDLRDTKYPFNKIKGQTVNTLIFPCLSSANTTCKMLLEMGVGESIGPVQMGLNKPVHFTDSDASVHDIFNLTVAAVIDAIVQEKKDEEKNRKKFDKMW